In Scleropages formosus chromosome 18, fSclFor1.1, whole genome shotgun sequence, one DNA window encodes the following:
- the isg20l2 gene encoding interferon-stimulated 20 kDa exonuclease-like 2 produces the protein MSGIIINLEVSHNDGPTACDARRKSDGKIKHEKFLKRRRVLERRCLLRSKQNQRKQKKQASDERPRKTDVFSIHSNSSYSPTNASHCSQSIPKKPKQGLDGKPFYVKDQDKKQDLGQPKFMKNKDKTPKQDREGKPKSMKIQDMKPFVPNLHTQKCSVLNPPASVKLTFPKSFSTIVTSPFESSSTSTQSKRSNPTSTTAQSSKGQGHAQHTAQIPEQVKLIGNPLKYLAIDCEMVGTGPKGRYNELARCSIVSYNGDVLYDHYIKPISPVTDFRTRWSGVTRTHLINAKPFSQAKSEILKILKGKVVVGHAIHNDFKALSYSHPSGLTRDTSCIPLLNKKAGFPEAQLASLKKLTKALLNKDIQVGKSGHSSVEDARASMELYKIVEVEWEKTLASSSI, from the exons ATGTCTGGCATCATCATTAATCTGGAGGTCTCCCACAACGATGGGCCTACCGCTTGCGACGCAAGGAGGAAatcagatggaaaaattaaacacgAGAAGTTTCTTAAGAGACGTAGAGTTTTAGAACGGAGATGCCTCCTCCGCAGTAAGCAGAACCAGCGCAAACAGAAGAAACAAGCCTCAGATGAAAGGCCACGCAAGACTGATGTCTTCTCCATACATTCTAATAGCTCGTATTCCCCCACCAACGCATCCCATTGTAGCCAGAGCATCCCAAAGAAACCTAAACAAGGCCTAGATGGAAAGCCATTTTATGTGAAAGATCAAGATAAGAAACAAGACTTAGGACAGccaaaatttatgaaaaataaggaTAAGACACCTAAACAAGACAGAGAAGGAAAGCCAAAATCTATGAAAATTCAGGATATGAAACCCTTTGTGCCCAATTTGCACACCCAGAAATGCTCTGTTCTTAATCCCCCAGCTTCTGTAAAGCTCACATTTCCCAAGAGCTTTTCCACTATCGTTACCAGTCCATTTGAGAGCAGCTCCACAAGCACCCAATCTAAAAGATCAAATCCAACCAGTACTACAGCCCAAAGCAGCAAGGGTCAAGGTCACGCCCAGCACACTGCACAGATTCCTGAACAAGTTAAACTTATTGGCAATCCGCTGAAATACCTGGCTATTGACTGTGAGATGGTGGGAACAGGTCCCAAAGGTCGATATAATGAGTTAGCGCGTTGTAGCATTGTGTCATACAACGGGGATGTTCTTTATGACCATTACATCAAGCCCATTTCTCCTGTGACTGATTTTCGGACTCGGTGGAGTGGAGTCACACGGACCCACCTCATAAATGCTAAGCCATTTTCACAAGCCAAAAGTGAG ATACTGAAGATCCTAAAGGGGAAAGTTGTGGTGGGCCATGCCATCCACAACGATTTCAAGGCTTTGTCATATAGTCACCCTTCAGGCCTCACGCGTGACACCTCCTGCATTCCGCTGCTCAATAAGAAGGCTGGCTTTCCAGAAGCGCAGCTAGCATCGCTGAAGAAGCTCACAAAAGCCCTCCTCAATAAAGACATCCAG GTTGGTAAAAGTGGGCACTCCTCTGTAGAAGATGCCAGAGCTTCCATGGAACTTTACAAGATTGTGGAGGTGGAATGGGAGAAGACTTTGGCTTCTTCTAGCATTTGA
- the mettl25b gene encoding methyltransferase-like protein 25B isoform X1, which translates to MGSCTFSSQQLRELARDVTSFLSQYKHISDSYIIEFFSEDLWATLPPGWQEALCDLSAPQIANLLLDNNFTERCYPSVWPLSLLAFRTSAHILAFSRRPQDQGAQDAGSLRPEEFHKNNSQSSLLGHIFRKHVKPKKQHEIRKLGALVKTLCDKTCCKTVVDVGSGQGHLTRFLSFGLGLSVTGIEADAALVSMARKFDEQLLSTLKKQIERKDNTTRHTVAATVPSPNHVIGWVNPRASWEEFIKQLEMGACESKRHTATLMHNKNKELKSASNVDQDLYHMSQTLPSSQSHCFSQHEIVHNVSSDLKVDHDRLITDPQSNSVAFQNCPESKCLDLPSSPKRQRVVERGEAVSQMFRPLAISSYSSSSCMEKDRSCLDAIEEDREFRTEGFILTGLHACGDLSATLLRHFASCPHVLGITSVACCHMKITTKENPTPPGVLVPPCPTHSSRSEFGYPMSSWVRGLPGHQLSYKAREGACHAIEDYVERLRTESGVLKTHCYRAVLETVIRACRPDLRRAGIQTIKKAHLLPFSEYARLGLPRVGLPSDLPLDHSRLDAMLQQKGRVVVYFSLVLLLAPVVETLVLLDRMLFLQERGLQSQLVPLFDPAFSPRNLVLVAVRPGHSGVAQSPTA; encoded by the exons ATGGGATCGTGCACCTTCTCCTCACAGCAGCTGAGAGAGCTGGCCAGAGATGTCACCTCGTTCCTTTCCCAGTACAAACACATCTCTGATTCCTACATCATT GAGTTTTTCAGTGAAGATTTGTGGGCGACACTCCCCCCTGGGTGGCAGGAAGCCCTTTGTGACCTTTCAGCTCCCCAGATAGCTAACCTCTTGCTAGACAACAATTTCACGGAAAGATG TTACCCTTCTGTGTGGCCTCTGTCACTACTGGCATTCCGTACTTCGGCACACATTTTGGCTTTTTCTAGAAGGCCCCAAGATCAAGGAGCACAGGATGCAGGTTCCTTGCGGCCTGAGGAGTTCCACAAGAACAATAGCCAAAGCTCGCTGCTGGGACATATTTTTCGCAAACATGTGAAGCCTAAGAAGCAACACGAGATCCGCAAACTAGGAGCA TTGGTAAAAACACTCTGTGATAAAACTTGTTGCAAAACTGTGGTGGACGTGGGATCTGGACAG GGCCATTTGACCCGCTTCCTGTCTTTTGGGCTTGGCCTTTCAGTCACTGGGATTGAAGCGgatgctgctctggtttccatggcCAGAAAATTTGATGAACAGCTACTGAGTactttgaaaaaacaaattgaGAGGAAG GATAATACAACACGGCATACCGTAGCTGCAACTGTCCCCTCACCCAATCATGTTATCGGCTGGGTCAACCCTAGAGCATCATGGGAAGAATTCATCAAACAGCTAGAGATGGGAGCGTGTGAGAGCAAGAGACATACAGCTACTCTGatgcacaataaaaacaaagaactgAAATCAGCATCAAATGTAGATCAGGACCTTTACCATATGAGCCAAACTTTGCCATCATCTCAGTCTCACTGCTTTAGTCAACATGAGATAGTCCACAATGTGTCTTCAGATCTAAAGGTTGATCATGACCGTCTGATCACAGATCCACAGTCAAATTCTGTTGCTTTTCAGAACTGTCCAGAATCGAAATGCCTTGACTTGCCGTCTTCTCCTAAGAGGCAACGTGTGGTTGAGAGAGGGGAAGCTGTGAGTCAGATGTTCAGACCTCTGGCTATCTCCAGCTATAGCAGTAGCTCGTGCATGGAAAAAGACCGCAGTTGTTTGGATGCAATAGAGGAGGACAGGGAGTTCAGGACGGAAGGATTCATCCTGACAGGCCTTCATGCTTGTGGAGACCTGAGTGCCACGCTCCTGCGGCACTTTGCCAGCTGCCCCCATGTCCTGGGCATCACATCAGTGGCCTGCTGCCACATGAAGATTACCACCAAGGAAAACCCAACTCCTCCTGGAGTTCTTGTCCCTCCCTGCCCTACCCATTCCTCTCGCTCAGAATTCGGCTACCCAATGAGCTCTTGGGTAAGAGGGTTGCCTGGGCACCAGCTGTCATATAAAGCGCGTGAGGGTGCTTGCCATGCAATAGAGGACTACGTCGAGAGGCTAAGGACAGAGAGCGGGGTGCTGAAGACACACTGCTATCGGGCTGTTTTGGAGACCGTGATCAGGGCGTGTCGACCTGATTTGCGCAGGGCTGGCATTCAGACCATCAAGAAGGCCCATCTTCTGCCCTTTTCAGA GTATGCGCGACTGGGCCTGCCACGAGTGGGGCTGCCCTCTGACCTCCCACTGGACCACAGCAGGCTTGATGCCATGCTGCAGCAGAAGGGCCGTGTGGTTGTGTACTTCAGCCTTGTCCTGCTGTTGGCACCTGTCGTGGAGACTCTGGTGCTTTTGGACCGTATGCTGTTCTTACAAGAGAGAG GTTTGCAAAGTCAGCTGGTGCCTCTCTTCGATCCTGCATTCTCACCGCGAAACCTGGTGTTGGTGGCAGTGAGGCCAGGGCACAGTGGCGTGGCCCAAAGTCCCACAGCATAA
- the mettl25b gene encoding methyltransferase-like protein 25B isoform X2: MGSCTFSSQQLRELARDVTSFLSQYKHISDSYIIEFFSEDLWATLPPGWQEALCDLSAPQIANLLLDNNFTERCYPSVWPLSLLAFRTSAHILAFSRRPQDQGAQDAGSLRPEEFHKNNSQSSLLGHIFRKHVKPKKQHEIRKLGALVKTLCDKTCCKTVVDVGSGQGHLTRFLSFGLGLSVTGIEADAALVSMARKFDEQLLSTLKKQIERKDNTTRHTVAATVPSPNHVIGWVNPRASWEEFIKQLEMGACESKRHTATLMHNKNKELKSASNVDQDLYHMSQTLPSSQSHCFSQHEIVHNVSSDLKVDHDRLITDPQSNSVAFQNCPESKCLDLPSSPKRQRVVERGEAVSQMFRPLAISSYSSSSCMEKDRSCLDAIEEDREFRTEGFILTGLHACGDLSATLLRHFASCPHVLGITSVACCHMKITTKENPTPPGVLVPPCPTHSSRSEFGYPMSSWVRGLPGHQLSYKAREGACHAIEDYVERLRTESGVLKTHCYRAVLETVIRACRPDLRRAGIQTIKKAHLLPFSELVVKRDEHLTISTMQAVCATGPATSGAAL; this comes from the exons ATGGGATCGTGCACCTTCTCCTCACAGCAGCTGAGAGAGCTGGCCAGAGATGTCACCTCGTTCCTTTCCCAGTACAAACACATCTCTGATTCCTACATCATT GAGTTTTTCAGTGAAGATTTGTGGGCGACACTCCCCCCTGGGTGGCAGGAAGCCCTTTGTGACCTTTCAGCTCCCCAGATAGCTAACCTCTTGCTAGACAACAATTTCACGGAAAGATG TTACCCTTCTGTGTGGCCTCTGTCACTACTGGCATTCCGTACTTCGGCACACATTTTGGCTTTTTCTAGAAGGCCCCAAGATCAAGGAGCACAGGATGCAGGTTCCTTGCGGCCTGAGGAGTTCCACAAGAACAATAGCCAAAGCTCGCTGCTGGGACATATTTTTCGCAAACATGTGAAGCCTAAGAAGCAACACGAGATCCGCAAACTAGGAGCA TTGGTAAAAACACTCTGTGATAAAACTTGTTGCAAAACTGTGGTGGACGTGGGATCTGGACAG GGCCATTTGACCCGCTTCCTGTCTTTTGGGCTTGGCCTTTCAGTCACTGGGATTGAAGCGgatgctgctctggtttccatggcCAGAAAATTTGATGAACAGCTACTGAGTactttgaaaaaacaaattgaGAGGAAG GATAATACAACACGGCATACCGTAGCTGCAACTGTCCCCTCACCCAATCATGTTATCGGCTGGGTCAACCCTAGAGCATCATGGGAAGAATTCATCAAACAGCTAGAGATGGGAGCGTGTGAGAGCAAGAGACATACAGCTACTCTGatgcacaataaaaacaaagaactgAAATCAGCATCAAATGTAGATCAGGACCTTTACCATATGAGCCAAACTTTGCCATCATCTCAGTCTCACTGCTTTAGTCAACATGAGATAGTCCACAATGTGTCTTCAGATCTAAAGGTTGATCATGACCGTCTGATCACAGATCCACAGTCAAATTCTGTTGCTTTTCAGAACTGTCCAGAATCGAAATGCCTTGACTTGCCGTCTTCTCCTAAGAGGCAACGTGTGGTTGAGAGAGGGGAAGCTGTGAGTCAGATGTTCAGACCTCTGGCTATCTCCAGCTATAGCAGTAGCTCGTGCATGGAAAAAGACCGCAGTTGTTTGGATGCAATAGAGGAGGACAGGGAGTTCAGGACGGAAGGATTCATCCTGACAGGCCTTCATGCTTGTGGAGACCTGAGTGCCACGCTCCTGCGGCACTTTGCCAGCTGCCCCCATGTCCTGGGCATCACATCAGTGGCCTGCTGCCACATGAAGATTACCACCAAGGAAAACCCAACTCCTCCTGGAGTTCTTGTCCCTCCCTGCCCTACCCATTCCTCTCGCTCAGAATTCGGCTACCCAATGAGCTCTTGGGTAAGAGGGTTGCCTGGGCACCAGCTGTCATATAAAGCGCGTGAGGGTGCTTGCCATGCAATAGAGGACTACGTCGAGAGGCTAAGGACAGAGAGCGGGGTGCTGAAGACACACTGCTATCGGGCTGTTTTGGAGACCGTGATCAGGGCGTGTCGACCTGATTTGCGCAGGGCTGGCATTCAGACCATCAAGAAGGCCCATCTTCTGCCCTTTTCAGAGTTAGTAGTCAAAAGAGATGAACATTTGACCATTTCTACAATGCAGGCT GTATGCGCGACTGGGCCTGCCACGAGTGGGGCTGCCCTCTGA
- the s100a1 gene encoding protein S100-A1 — MCSKLETAMQSLIEVFHSYSSKEGDKNKLNKGEMKNLLQEELSEFLTACKEPDVADSIMKELDENADGEVDFQEFVVLVVALTVACNCFLEAQGCKE; from the exons ATGTGCTCCAAGCTAGAAACGGCGATGCAGTCTCTGATCGAGGTTTTCCACTCGTACTCTTCGAAAGAGGGAGACAAGAACAAGCTGAACAAAGGGGAGATGAAGAACCTTTTACAGGAAGAGCTCAGTGAATTCCTGACG GCCTGTAAAGAACCCGATGTGGCAGACAGTATAATGAAGGAACTGGATGAGAACGCTGATGGAGAAGTGGACTTCCAGGAATTTGTAGTGCTGGTTGTAGCTCTAACCGTTGCCTGCAATTGTTTTCTTGAAGCTCAGGGGTGCAAAGAGTAA
- the tlr18 gene encoding toll-like receptor 18 has protein sequence MYKLHCPVVAMMTITLTDLLVSLCGSHQHPSGRYTCNISLEKRFADCKGLHLTQMPIGLHSSLEELDLSSNALQGIREGDLSNLTKLRVLRLQYNNISVIEDQAFQYNTLLEDLNIFNNSLRSIPAKALEPLSKLRILDMSNNFYTEATLPDIFSTFTQLKILSMGGPLIPSLKKDDFWTLQNITLEKFAIKSASSLLRYELGCLKFIRTTRMWFDVALDQRPDALPLMLQDLANKSFTELRFRNLFEFTYYTGKEDLLQGLKHIRMRQLVFYRGKFNENLLRMALVNLQNSSVKSLGLLFIDFARSPTFVDSGSDSSVTNLVLDELFLWDISNPDILRFDWRFTWFSKVRRLSIKNVNFNFVPCDAWNEMKAVEELDVSNNRLQDEYIYNKRCDYKKTLPVLSTFNVSKNQLTKLRDVVALVGEFKNMRVIDLSYNQLGSSEITNLENNKCNWKQNFTKVILHHNNFISSDLSCLPINVEYLDLSYCNLDHLDMDYFERVSNLKELLLSDNKIKFIPSGWSNPTLQSLTLDGNSFGLISMGSFKDMPNLSNLKAGNNPYHCTCDLHTFFQETAVKGKVNITDWPENYRCYHPESFLNLMVAKFSPGSVACDIRLVVIISVATTATVVLAIMLLCYVFNVPWYMRATYQILRAKYRAYQEGSGLSQEFDYHAFISYSHSDAEWVRDQLLTYLESSNPPYRICIHERDFMPGKWIIDNIIENIENSRKVIFVLSRHFVNSEWCNYELYFAQQRAIGKTFSDVILVVKEPIDPESLPNKYCKLKKMLNTKTYLEWPKETKQQAFFWAQLKSVLGKPTFTRDQAASTRNRNSAAAVSTIELPLEDELVSQSLPSEHSSTATMEGSVLSN, from the exons ATGTATAAG CTTCACTGTCCAGTCGTAGCGATGATGACCATAACACTGACAGATCTTCTTGTCAGTCTCTGTGGCTCTCACCAACATCCATCAGGAAGATACACCTGTAATATTTCCTTGGAGAAGCGCTTTGCAGACTGCAAAGGGCTCCACTTGACTCAGATGCCTATCGGTCTCCATTCCTCGTTAGAGGAACTGGATCTATCCTCCAATGCACTTCAAGGTATCAGAGAAGGTGATTTGTCCAACCTAACTAAATTGCGGGTCCTCAGGCTTCAGTATAATAATATTTCTGTAATTGAAGATCAAGCCTTTCAATACAACACCCTCCTTGAAGACCTAAACATCTTTAATAATTCCCTTAGGTCTATCCCAGCCAAAGCCCTAGAGCCCCTATCTAAGTTAAGAATACTGGATATGTCCAATAATTTTTACACCGAGGCCACTCTACCTGATATTTTCTCCACATTCACCCAACTAAAAATACTTTCCATGGGTGGTCCTCTCATACCAAGTCTGAAGAAGGATGACTTCTGGACCTTGCAAAATATAACCTTGGAAAAGTTTGCCATCAAAAGTGCATCTAGCCTTTTGCGCTATGAACTAGGCTGTCTAAAGTTTATCAGGACAACGAGGATGTGGTTTGATGTGGCCTTAGACCAAAGGCCAGATGCCCTGCCCTTGATGCTACAAGATCTAGCCAACAAATCATTCACTGAGCTCCGTTTCAGGAACCTTTTTGAGTTCACATACTACACTGGTAAAGAAGACCTTCTACAAGGCTTAAAGCACATCAGAATGCGTCAACTAGTCTTTTATCGTGGCAAGTTCAATGAAAACCTTCTGAGGATGGCACTGGTGAACCTCCAGAACTCATCTGTTAAAAGCCTTGGACTCCTGTTTATTGACTTTGCTCGGTCACCAACGTTCGTAGACAGTGGTTCAGATTCAAGTGTCACAAATCTTGTCCTAGATGAACTGTTTCTTTG GGATATCAGTAATCCAGACATACTGAGATTCGACTGGCGCTTTACATGGTTTAGCAAAGTCCGCCGACTCTCCATAAAGAATGTCAATTTTAACTTCGTGCCATGTGATGCTTGGAATGAGATGAAGGCAGTGGAGGAGTTGGATGTTTCTAACAATCGGCTACAAGATGAATACATTTATAACAAGCGTTGTGACTACAAGAAAACCCTTCCTGTCCTCTCCACCTTCAATGTCAGCAAAAACCAGCTAACAAAGCTGAGGGATGTGGTGGCTCTTGTTGGAGAATTTAAGAATATGCGTGTGATAGATCTGAGCTACAACCAGCTGGGCTCCTCGGAAATAACGAACCTcgaaaataacaaatgtaattgGAAGCAAAACTTTACAAAAGTGATCCTTCATCACAACAACTTTATCAGCAGTGACCTTAGTTGTCTACCAATAAATGTTGAGTATCTGGACCTCTCCTACTGTAACCTAGACCACCTGGACATGGATTATTTTGAGAGAGTTTCTAATCTGAAGGAACTCCTGCTCAGTGACAATAAGATCAAGTTCATTCCTTCTGGATGGAGTAATCCCACCTTGCAGTCACTGACACTAGATGGAAACAGCTTTGGACTTATTAGCATGGGTTCATTTAAAGATATGCCAAATCTGTCAAATTTAAAAGCAGGTAACAACCCTTATCACTGCACCTGTGACCTCCATACCTTCTTTCAGGAGACTGCAGTCAAAGGAAAGGTCAATATCACGGACTGGCCGGAAAACTACCGCTGTTACCACCCTGAATCTTTCCTTAACTTGATGGTGGCCAAGTTCTCTCCTGGCTCTGTAGCATGTGACATCAGACTTGTCGTCATTATTTCTGTCGCAACTACAGCCACTGTGGTGCTGGCTATTATGTTGCTGTGCTATGTGTTTAATGTGCCTTGGTACATGAGGGCCACCTACCAGATTCTCAGGGCAAAATATCGGGCCTACCAGGAGGGGTCAGGACTTTCTCAAGAATTCGACTATCATGCCTTCATTTCTTACAGTCATTCAGATGCAGAGTGGGTGAGGGATCAGCTGCTGACCTACTTAGAGAGCAGCAACCCCCCCTACCGCATCTGCATTCATGAGAGAGACTTCATGCCAGGAAAGTGGATTATCGACAACATTATTGAGAATATCGAGAACAGCAGGAAG GTCATCTTTGTATTATCACGGCACTTTGTCAACAGCGAGTGGTGCAACTACGAGCTTTACTTTGCCCAGCAACGAGCCATTGGCAAGACCTTCAGTGATGTTATTCTGGTGGTTAAGGAACCCATTGACCCAGAGTCTCTGCCCAACAAATACTGCAAACTCAAGAAAATGCTAAACACCAAGACTTACTTAGAATGGCCTAAAGAAACAAAGCAGCAGGCCTTCTTCTGGGCTCAGCTGAAGAGTGTTCTGGGCAAACCCACCTTCACCAGAGATCAAGCTGCCAGCACTAGAAACAGAAACTCGGCAGCTGCTGTTTCTACAATAGAGCTCCCATTGGAAGATGAGCTTGTTTCACAAAGTCTGCCTAGTGAACACAGTAGTACAGCCACTATGGAAGGGAGTGTTTTAAGTAACTGA